In the genome of Rhodobium gokarnense, one region contains:
- the glmS gene encoding glutamine--fructose-6-phosphate transaminase (isomerizing) encodes MCGIIGILGKDSVAMQLVDALKRLEYRGYDSAGVATLEGGVLTRCRAEGKLTNLEQRLGSEHLAGISGIGHTRWATHGAPTETNAHPHMNARVAVVHNGIIENFRALRAELTEAGIAIETETDTEVVAHLVAHEMDGGATPEEAVGKVLPRLEGAFALAFLFDGHDDLMIGARRGSPLAIGYGDGTMYVGSDAIALAPFTDRIAYLEDGDWAVVRRSGVRIYEESGAEVQRPVRQSQTSALLVDKGNFRHFMAKEIHEQPEVVSHTLARYLDLNAMTTRLPDDLPFDFRTLNRIAISACGTAFYAGLVAKYWFERFARLPVDIDIASEFRYREMPLEPDGLSLFVSQSGETADTLASLRYCKGEGQHIAAIVNVEESTIARESDVIFPTLAGPEIGVASTKAFTCQLAVLTALAIAAGRARGHLSEEDERKLVEALVEIPRFAAQALRLEPQIERLAKTFSHASDVLYLGRGTSYPLAMEGALKLKEISYIHAEGYAAGELKHGPIALIDETLPVVVIAPYDRIFDKTVSNMQEVAARGGRIVLMTDPKGAEAASIDALETLVLPDMPATITPIVYALPVQLLAYHVAVFMGTDVDQPRNLAKSVTVE; translated from the coding sequence ATGTGCGGCATCATTGGCATTCTCGGCAAGGACAGCGTCGCCATGCAACTGGTCGACGCGCTGAAGCGGCTGGAATATCGCGGCTACGATTCGGCCGGCGTCGCCACCCTTGAAGGCGGCGTGCTGACCCGCTGCCGGGCCGAGGGCAAGCTGACCAATCTGGAACAGCGCCTCGGCAGCGAGCATCTCGCCGGCATCAGCGGCATCGGCCACACCCGCTGGGCGACCCACGGCGCGCCGACCGAGACCAACGCCCACCCGCACATGAATGCGCGCGTTGCCGTCGTCCACAACGGCATCATCGAGAATTTCCGCGCCTTGCGCGCCGAACTCACCGAGGCCGGCATTGCCATCGAGACGGAGACCGACACGGAAGTCGTCGCCCATCTGGTCGCCCATGAGATGGATGGCGGGGCAACGCCCGAAGAGGCCGTCGGCAAGGTCCTGCCGCGGCTGGAGGGCGCCTTTGCGCTCGCCTTCCTGTTCGACGGCCATGACGACCTGATGATCGGCGCGCGGCGGGGCAGCCCGCTCGCCATCGGCTATGGCGACGGCACCATGTATGTCGGCTCCGACGCCATCGCGCTCGCCCCCTTCACCGACCGCATCGCCTATCTGGAGGACGGCGACTGGGCCGTGGTGCGGCGCTCGGGCGTGCGCATCTACGAGGAAAGCGGAGCGGAAGTGCAGCGGCCCGTGCGCCAGTCCCAGACCTCGGCGCTCCTCGTCGACAAGGGCAATTTCCGCCACTTCATGGCCAAGGAAATCCACGAGCAGCCGGAGGTCGTCAGCCACACGCTCGCCCGCTATCTCGACCTCAACGCCATGACAACGCGGCTGCCGGACGACCTGCCCTTCGACTTCCGTACCCTCAACCGCATCGCCATTTCCGCCTGCGGCACGGCCTTCTATGCCGGCCTCGTCGCAAAGTACTGGTTCGAGCGCTTCGCGCGGCTGCCGGTCGACATCGATATCGCCTCGGAGTTCCGCTACCGCGAGATGCCGCTGGAGCCGGACGGCCTGTCGCTGTTCGTCTCCCAGTCCGGCGAGACCGCCGACACGCTGGCGAGCCTTCGCTACTGCAAGGGCGAGGGCCAGCACATCGCCGCCATCGTCAATGTCGAGGAATCGACGATCGCGCGCGAATCCGACGTCATCTTCCCGACGCTCGCCGGCCCGGAGATCGGCGTTGCCTCGACCAAGGCGTTCACCTGCCAGCTCGCCGTCCTGACGGCACTGGCGATCGCCGCCGGGCGCGCGCGCGGCCATCTGAGCGAAGAGGATGAGCGCAAGCTCGTCGAGGCGCTGGTCGAGATCCCGCGCTTTGCCGCCCAGGCGCTGCGCCTGGAGCCGCAGATCGAGCGGCTGGCAAAAACCTTCTCCCACGCCTCGGACGTCCTCTATCTCGGCCGCGGCACCTCCTATCCGCTGGCCATGGAGGGGGCGCTGAAGCTGAAGGAGATCTCCTACATCCACGCCGAGGGCTATGCGGCGGGCGAACTGAAGCACGGGCCGATCGCGCTGATCGACGAGACCCTGCCGGTGGTCGTCATCGCTCCTTACGACCGCATCTTCGACAAGACGGTGTCGAACATGCAGGAGGTCGCCGCCCGCGGCGGGCGCATCGTCCTGATGACCGACCCGAAGGGCGCCGAGGCCGCCTCCATCGATGCGCTCGAAACCCTGGTGCTGCCCGACATGCCGGCGACGATCACGCCGATCGTCTACGCCCTGCCGGTCCAACTCCTCGCCTACCACGTCGCCGTCTTCATGGGCACCGACGTCGACCAGCCCCGCAACCTCGCAAAGTCGGTCACGGTGGAATAG
- the glmU gene encoding bifunctional UDP-N-acetylglucosamine diphosphorylase/glucosamine-1-phosphate N-acetyltransferase GlmU: MSDRSFLAVVLAAGEGTRMKSSRAKVLHEVGGRSLLGHVIDTVKAAGADRLAVVVGPDMRNVAEAARADWPDCGVFVQEERKGTAHAVLAARAALKEPADDVIVLYGDTPLVAAATLQSVRAKLAAGADLVVLGFEPEDPAGYGRLIVEDGTLVAIREDRDADPAERGIRLCNSGIMGFRGTHLPALLDDIGCDNAKHEFYLTDAVEIARGQELSVVAAKAGADEVMGINDRAQLAECEAVFQARKRADAMAAGVTLIAPETVFFSHDTALSADVVVEPNVVFGPGVAVASGARVRAFSHLEGASVAENAQIGPYARLRPGAEIGAKARVGNFVEIKKAVVDEGAKVNHLTYIGDAHIGAAANIGAGTITCNYDGFNKYHTEIGAGAFIGSNSSLVAPVTIGDGAYVGSGSVVTEDVEKDALAIGRGRQVTKAGRGADLRDRLAAEKASRK; this comes from the coding sequence ATGTCGGATCGGAGCTTTCTGGCCGTGGTGCTCGCCGCCGGCGAAGGCACGCGGATGAAGTCGTCGCGGGCGAAGGTCCTGCACGAGGTCGGCGGCCGTAGCCTCCTCGGTCACGTCATCGATACCGTGAAAGCGGCCGGTGCCGACCGCCTCGCCGTCGTCGTCGGGCCGGACATGCGCAACGTCGCGGAGGCGGCGCGCGCCGACTGGCCCGATTGCGGCGTCTTCGTCCAGGAAGAGCGCAAGGGCACGGCCCATGCGGTCCTTGCCGCCCGCGCGGCATTAAAGGAGCCGGCTGACGACGTCATCGTGCTCTATGGCGACACGCCGCTGGTCGCTGCGGCAACGCTTCAAAGCGTGCGCGCCAAGCTCGCCGCCGGAGCCGATCTGGTGGTGCTCGGCTTCGAGCCGGAGGACCCGGCCGGCTACGGCCGGCTGATCGTGGAGGACGGCACCCTCGTCGCCATCCGCGAGGACCGCGACGCCGACCCGGCCGAGCGCGGCATAAGGCTCTGCAATTCCGGCATCATGGGCTTTCGCGGCACCCACCTGCCGGCGCTCCTCGACGACATCGGCTGCGACAACGCCAAGCACGAGTTTTACCTGACCGACGCCGTGGAGATCGCCCGGGGGCAGGAGCTCTCCGTCGTCGCCGCCAAGGCCGGCGCAGACGAGGTCATGGGCATCAACGACCGCGCCCAGCTTGCCGAGTGCGAGGCGGTGTTCCAGGCGCGCAAGCGCGCGGACGCCATGGCCGCCGGCGTCACCCTGATCGCGCCGGAGACCGTCTTCTTCTCCCATGACACCGCGCTGTCGGCCGATGTTGTCGTCGAACCCAACGTCGTCTTCGGCCCCGGCGTCGCCGTCGCCTCCGGCGCGCGCGTCCGCGCCTTTTCGCACCTGGAAGGGGCGAGCGTTGCCGAGAACGCGCAGATCGGCCCCTATGCCCGGCTGCGGCCGGGTGCGGAGATCGGGGCAAAGGCCCGGGTCGGCAATTTCGTGGAGATCAAGAAGGCCGTCGTCGACGAGGGCGCGAAAGTCAATCACCTGACTTATATCGGCGATGCCCATATCGGCGCGGCGGCCAATATCGGTGCCGGCACCATCACCTGCAACTATGACGGCTTCAACAAGTACCACACGGAAATCGGCGCCGGCGCCTTCATCGGCTCCAACTCCTCGCTGGTCGCCCCGGTCACGATCGGCGACGGCGCCTATGTCGGCTCCGGCAGCGTCGTCACCGAGGACGTGGAAAAGGATGCGCTCGCCATCGGCCGCGGACGCCAGGTGACGAAGGCGGGAAGGGGCGCAGACCTGCGCGATCGCCTGGCCGCCGAAAAGGCGAGCCGCAAGTAG
- the lpxB gene encoding lipid-A-disaccharide synthase encodes MTAPLKIAIIVGEESGDQLGAALIDALIARCGGDALSFSGTGGERMAVRGFQSLFALDDIAVMGITAVLGRLPLILKRIRETAEAVLAADPDVLVLIDSPDFTHRVARTVRKARPDIPVVDYVSPSVWAWRPGRARAMRAYVDRVLAILPFEPEAHRRLGGPMCDYVGHPLVEREDLWKEAGERVPLADAEAPVLLVLPGSRRGEIERMMPVFGETLARIAAGASRKPQVLLPAVPHLRGEIEARMADWSMTPEIVSGEAEKFAAFRRAHAALATSGTVSLELALAGVPTVIAYRLDAVYRQLNRLRRVFPKMVQVDTMVLPNLILRQKAIPEFLDLDGTPERLADAMLPLLSETPERARQVAAFRRLRDEMTLEGGEAPSARAARIVLDVAGAMLDVAGAIEKG; translated from the coding sequence GTGACGGCGCCCCTCAAGATCGCGATCATCGTCGGCGAGGAGTCCGGCGACCAGCTCGGCGCGGCCCTCATCGATGCATTGATCGCGCGCTGCGGCGGCGACGCGCTCAGCTTCTCCGGCACCGGCGGGGAGCGCATGGCGGTCCGCGGCTTCCAAAGCCTCTTTGCCCTCGACGACATCGCCGTCATGGGGATTACGGCGGTCCTCGGCCGGCTGCCGTTGATCCTGAAGCGCATCCGCGAGACGGCCGAGGCGGTGCTCGCCGCCGATCCGGACGTCCTCGTCCTCATCGACAGTCCCGACTTCACGCACAGGGTCGCCCGCACGGTGCGCAAGGCGCGGCCGGACATTCCCGTCGTCGACTACGTCTCGCCGAGCGTCTGGGCGTGGCGGCCGGGGAGGGCGAGGGCCATGCGGGCCTATGTGGACAGGGTGCTGGCGATCCTGCCCTTCGAGCCGGAGGCGCACCGGCGGCTCGGCGGCCCGATGTGCGACTATGTCGGCCATCCGCTGGTCGAGCGGGAGGATCTGTGGAAGGAGGCGGGCGAGCGCGTCCCCCTTGCAGATGCCGAAGCGCCGGTGCTTCTCGTCCTGCCGGGCAGCCGCCGCGGCGAGATCGAGCGGATGATGCCCGTCTTCGGCGAGACGCTCGCCCGGATCGCCGCCGGCGCTTCACGAAAGCCGCAGGTGCTGTTGCCGGCCGTCCCGCATCTGCGCGGCGAGATCGAGGCCCGGATGGCCGACTGGTCTATGACGCCGGAGATCGTTTCCGGCGAGGCGGAAAAATTCGCCGCCTTCCGGCGTGCTCACGCGGCCCTTGCCACCTCCGGCACAGTGTCGCTGGAACTGGCGCTTGCAGGCGTTCCAACCGTCATCGCCTACCGGCTCGATGCCGTCTACCGTCAGCTCAACCGCCTGCGCCGTGTGTTCCCGAAGATGGTGCAGGTCGACACCATGGTGCTGCCGAACCTTATCCTCAGGCAAAAGGCGATCCCGGAGTTCCTCGACCTCGACGGGACGCCGGAACGGCTCGCCGATGCCATGCTGCCGCTATTGTCGGAGACGCCGGAACGCGCGCGCCAGGTCGCGGCTTTCCGGCGGCTACGGGACGAGATGACGCTTGAGGGCGGCGAGGCGCCAAGCGCCAGGGCCGCGCGGATCGTGCTCGATGTTGCGGGCGCTATGCTCGATGTTGCGGGCGCTATAGAGAAAGGCTGA
- a CDS encoding LpxI family protein — protein sequence MSAAKSAAGPLAIVAGGGALPAEVAAAVAASGRPFIVIAIRGEAGPEMEPFSPHWLDWGQIGRFFDILKSADCTQMVMIGSVTKRPDFRAVAPDLGALARLPKIIAALIGGDDTVLKRVIRIFEDEGLTIVAAQDVAPQLLAPEGVLTRSRPDAEALADIAAGSRLVSVLGSFDIGQGVVVLGGRVAAVEAAEGTDRMLERIAELKAIGRLPAKGRRGVLVKRTKPGQELRTDLPTVGPRTVELAAAASLAGIAVEAAGVLIAEREATVAAADRGKLFLTGIRLDAAEAGA from the coding sequence ATGAGCGCGGCGAAAAGCGCGGCCGGCCCCCTTGCGATCGTCGCCGGCGGCGGCGCGCTGCCGGCCGAGGTCGCCGCGGCGGTCGCCGCGAGCGGCCGACCCTTCATCGTCATCGCCATTCGCGGCGAGGCCGGCCCGGAAATGGAGCCGTTCTCCCCCCACTGGCTCGACTGGGGCCAGATCGGCCGCTTCTTCGACATCCTGAAATCGGCCGACTGCACCCAGATGGTGATGATCGGCAGCGTCACGAAACGTCCGGATTTCCGCGCCGTTGCGCCGGATCTCGGCGCGCTCGCCCGGCTGCCGAAAATCATTGCCGCGCTGATCGGCGGCGACGACACGGTCCTGAAGCGGGTCATCCGCATCTTCGAGGACGAGGGGCTGACCATCGTCGCCGCGCAGGACGTGGCGCCGCAATTGCTGGCGCCGGAGGGCGTTTTGACCCGCAGCAGGCCCGATGCCGAGGCGCTTGCCGATATCGCGGCCGGGAGCCGGCTGGTTTCCGTCCTCGGCTCCTTCGATATCGGCCAGGGCGTCGTCGTCCTCGGCGGCCGGGTCGCCGCCGTGGAAGCCGCCGAAGGCACCGACCGGATGCTTGAGCGTATCGCGGAGCTGAAGGCTATCGGCCGCCTGCCGGCAAAGGGAAGGCGCGGTGTCCTCGTCAAGCGCACCAAGCCGGGCCAGGAGCTGCGCACGGATCTGCCGACGGTCGGCCCGCGCACGGTGGAGCTTGCCGCAGCCGCCAGCCTTGCCGGCATCGCGGTGGAGGCCGCCGGCGTGCTCATCGCCGAAAGGGAGGCGACGGTTGCCGCAGCCGACAGGGGAAAACTCTTTCTGACCGGCATTCGCCTTGATGCCGCGGAGGCGGGCGCGTGA
- the lpxA gene encoding acyl-ACP--UDP-N-acetylglucosamine O-acyltransferase translates to MPHIHPTAVVDAAATLADDVRIGPYCVIGPDVVLAEGVALESHVVLDGRTEVGPRAKFFPFSSIGLPPQDLKYRGEESRLVIGADTVVREHVTMNPGTEGGGLVTSIGERCLIMVGAHVAHDCRIGNDVILVNNATLAGHVTIEDHAILGGLCAVHQWVRVGAHAFVGGMSGVEHDVIPFGSVIGNRAHLGGLNIVGLKRHGFSRDQIHALRKAYRLLFADEGTLLERVDDVARTFEDEPLVQTIVEFIRSGSDRALCTPRTGQGL, encoded by the coding sequence ATGCCCCATATCCACCCGACCGCGGTCGTCGACGCGGCGGCAACGCTCGCCGACGACGTCCGTATCGGACCCTATTGCGTCATCGGCCCCGATGTCGTGCTTGCCGAGGGCGTGGCGCTGGAAAGCCACGTCGTCCTCGACGGCCGCACCGAGGTCGGTCCGCGCGCAAAGTTCTTCCCGTTTTCCAGCATCGGCCTGCCGCCCCAGGACCTCAAATACCGGGGCGAGGAGAGCCGGCTGGTGATCGGTGCCGATACGGTCGTGCGCGAGCACGTCACCATGAATCCCGGCACCGAGGGCGGCGGCCTCGTCACCTCGATCGGCGAACGCTGCCTGATCATGGTCGGCGCCCATGTCGCCCATGACTGCCGCATCGGCAACGACGTCATCCTCGTCAACAACGCCACGCTCGCCGGCCATGTCACCATCGAGGACCACGCGATTCTCGGCGGCCTGTGTGCCGTCCACCAATGGGTCCGCGTCGGCGCCCACGCCTTCGTCGGCGGCATGAGCGGGGTTGAACACGACGTCATCCCGTTCGGCTCTGTGATCGGCAACCGGGCCCATCTCGGTGGCCTCAACATCGTCGGCCTGAAGCGGCACGGCTTTTCCCGCGATCAGATCCATGCGCTGCGCAAGGCCTACCGCCTGCTCTTTGCCGACGAGGGAACGCTCCTGGAGCGCGTCGACGACGTCGCGCGAACCTTCGAGGACGAACCGCTTGTCCAGACCATCGTGGAGTTCATCCGCTCCGGCTCCGACCGGGCGCTGTGCACGCCGCGCACCGGCCAGGGGCTCTAG
- the fabZ gene encoding 3-hydroxyacyl-ACP dehydratase FabZ, producing MSEAEAATLEAVDILQIMELLPHRYPFLMVDRIIDINRDDSAIGLKNVTINEPHFLGHFPEQPVMPGVLLIEGMAQTAGAICVHARQGSARPKLVYFMTIDKAKFRKPVVPGDTVEYHVAKIKSRGTIWKFRVEAIVAGGKVAEAEISAMLVDA from the coding sequence ATGTCTGAGGCAGAAGCGGCAACGCTCGAAGCGGTCGACATCCTCCAGATCATGGAGCTGTTGCCGCACCGCTACCCTTTTCTGATGGTCGACCGGATCATCGACATCAACAGGGACGATTCGGCGATCGGGCTGAAGAACGTCACCATAAACGAGCCACATTTCCTTGGGCATTTCCCCGAGCAGCCGGTAATGCCCGGCGTGCTCCTGATCGAGGGCATGGCCCAGACGGCCGGCGCCATCTGCGTCCATGCCCGCCAGGGCTCGGCGCGCCCGAAGCTGGTCTATTTCATGACCATCGACAAGGCGAAGTTCCGCAAGCCGGTGGTGCCGGGCGACACGGTCGAGTACCACGTCGCCAAGATCAAGAGCCGCGGGACCATCTGGAAGTTCCGGGTCGAGGCGATCGTTGCCGGCGGCAAGGTCGCCGAGGCCGAGATCAGCGCCATGCTCGTCGACGCATGA
- the lpxD gene encoding UDP-3-O-(3-hydroxymyristoyl)glucosamine N-acyltransferase — protein MTEPAFLTPPEPVALRDIAAWVGGRIARGGDILISGVAPLDLAGPGDLAFIENTRYIDQLGETKASACLCSPKFAEKVPADVVAVIVDRPYVAFAEITGRLYPEVMRPEGFFDDTKGVSARALVHETARLEADVTVEPGAVIGAGAEIGIGSVVCANAVIGVGVRIGRGCSIGANVVLQYALIGNNVIIHPGVKIGQDGFGFAMGPGGHRKVPQIGRVIIQDNVEIGANSTIDRGTNRDTIVGEGTKIDNQVQIAHNVVIGRHCVIVAMAGISGSTVLEDYAVLAGKSGLAGHLRIGTGAQVAGGSNVANDVPAGERWIGTPAKPIREFMREARALRELAEERRPGKNERE, from the coding sequence ATGACCGAACCTGCGTTTCTCACCCCGCCCGAGCCCGTTGCGCTTCGTGACATTGCGGCCTGGGTCGGCGGGCGCATTGCGCGCGGCGGCGACATCCTGATCTCCGGCGTCGCCCCGCTCGATCTCGCCGGTCCCGGCGATCTCGCCTTCATCGAAAACACCCGCTATATCGACCAGCTCGGCGAGACGAAGGCGTCCGCCTGCCTGTGTTCGCCGAAATTCGCCGAGAAGGTGCCGGCCGATGTCGTCGCCGTCATCGTCGACCGCCCCTATGTCGCCTTTGCCGAAATCACCGGCCGCCTCTATCCCGAGGTGATGCGCCCGGAAGGTTTTTTCGACGATACGAAAGGTGTCTCCGCACGCGCCCTCGTTCACGAGACCGCCCGCCTCGAAGCCGACGTCACCGTGGAGCCGGGTGCCGTCATCGGCGCCGGAGCGGAGATCGGCATCGGCTCGGTGGTCTGCGCCAATGCGGTGATCGGCGTCGGCGTGCGCATCGGCCGCGGCTGCTCGATCGGCGCCAATGTGGTGCTGCAATATGCCCTCATCGGCAACAACGTGATCATCCATCCCGGCGTCAAGATCGGCCAGGACGGCTTCGGCTTCGCCATGGGGCCGGGCGGCCACAGGAAGGTGCCGCAGATCGGCCGCGTCATCATCCAGGACAATGTGGAGATCGGCGCCAATTCCACCATCGACCGCGGCACCAACCGCGACACAATCGTCGGTGAGGGAACGAAAATCGACAATCAGGTCCAGATCGCCCATAACGTCGTCATCGGCCGCCATTGCGTCATCGTCGCCATGGCGGGGATCTCCGGGTCGACGGTGCTGGAGGACTATGCGGTGCTGGCGGGCAAGTCAGGCCTTGCCGGCCATCTGCGCATCGGCACCGGGGCGCAGGTCGCCGGCGGCAGCAACGTCGCCAACGACGTGCCCGCAGGGGAACGCTGGATCGGGACGCCGGCCAAGCCGATCCGCGAGTTCATGCGCGAGGCCCGGGCCCTGCGCGAACTCGCCGAAGAGCGAAGGCCGGGCAAAAACGAGAGGGAATAG
- the bamA gene encoding outer membrane protein assembly factor BamA yields the protein MAAVVNRIDVTGNERVEDETVRAYMTIQPRRAYSAQDVDDSLRALYATGLFSDVAINQRGAVLVVSVTENALIYKVSFEGNDKYDDKMLLTQVKSKPRTVLSRAKVEADTQLLLELYRRKGRYRATVEPKIIKLPQNRVNLVFEIAEGDKTGVARINFIGNHAFSDSRLRDVIKTRESGLLSFIRSTDSYDPSRLESDQEALREYYLRHGYADFRIISAVADLDRERNTFFVTFTVEEGEQYTIGEVNVQSSLASVGPEELAGAVRTDPGDTYDSREVDKTLEEMVLEVSERGYAFAEVNPRGERDYENHTINITYHVDEGPRVYIERIDIRGNTRTRDYVIRRELDFAEGDAFNRVLINKAKRRLKNLGFFKDVAIATQRGSSADRVIIIVNVEEQATGELSFGAGYSSAEGVIGDVSITERNFLGRGQFVRAAVGGGESTRTYEFSFREPYFMGRRLSAGFDLYRRQFEETDYRSYEETTTGGNLTFGLPLNEEVRLNLTYTAYQRDFDVAKELKDGCYMRKYTRGDKIPPSCDRNGDGKFDRNLDMDEASLAVKDAIGETFTSIIGYSLVYDTRDDIKRPRDGYYGKFQQEFAGVGGDVAFIRTTVEGRAYREIWADRGIVGMFKVKAGHVESLDDRLKLPDHFFLGGETIRGFGTKGIGPRDGLTRDALGGRYYVAGTAEATFPLPAVPSEIGLEGAVFTDAGTLLDVDDSANFFRRINVVGDNGDLRWAAGFGIIWHSPFGPIRADFAWPIVKNKYDETQVFRIGGGTQF from the coding sequence GTGGCGGCTGTTGTCAATCGAATCGATGTCACCGGCAACGAACGGGTCGAGGACGAGACCGTTCGCGCCTACATGACGATCCAGCCGCGGCGCGCCTACAGCGCCCAGGACGTCGACGATTCCCTCAGGGCTCTTTACGCCACCGGCCTCTTCTCCGACGTCGCCATCAACCAGCGCGGCGCCGTCCTCGTCGTGTCGGTCACCGAGAACGCGCTGATCTACAAGGTCTCGTTCGAGGGCAACGACAAATACGACGACAAGATGCTGCTGACGCAGGTCAAATCGAAGCCGCGCACCGTCCTCAGCCGGGCCAAGGTCGAGGCCGACACGCAGCTTCTGCTGGAGCTTTACCGGCGCAAGGGCCGCTACCGCGCGACCGTCGAGCCGAAGATCATCAAGCTGCCCCAGAACCGCGTCAATCTGGTCTTCGAGATCGCCGAGGGCGACAAGACGGGCGTTGCCCGCATCAATTTCATCGGCAACCACGCATTCAGCGACAGCCGCCTGCGCGACGTCATCAAGACGCGCGAATCCGGCCTGTTGAGCTTCATCCGCAGCACCGACAGCTACGACCCGAGCCGGCTTGAATCCGACCAGGAGGCCCTGCGCGAGTACTATCTGCGGCACGGCTATGCCGACTTCCGGATCATCTCCGCGGTCGCCGACCTCGATCGCGAGCGCAACACCTTCTTCGTCACCTTCACGGTCGAAGAGGGCGAGCAGTACACCATCGGCGAAGTCAACGTCCAAAGCTCGCTCGCGTCCGTCGGGCCGGAGGAGCTGGCCGGTGCCGTGCGCACCGATCCGGGCGATACCTACGATTCGCGCGAGGTCGACAAGACCCTCGAAGAGATGGTGCTTGAGGTTTCCGAACGCGGTTACGCCTTCGCCGAGGTCAATCCGCGCGGCGAGCGCGACTACGAAAACCACACGATCAACATCACCTATCACGTCGACGAGGGCCCGCGGGTCTACATCGAGCGCATCGACATCCGCGGCAACACGCGGACCCGCGACTACGTCATCCGGCGCGAGCTCGACTTCGCCGAGGGTGATGCGTTCAACCGCGTGCTGATCAACAAGGCCAAGCGCCGGCTGAAGAATCTCGGCTTCTTCAAGGACGTGGCGATCGCGACCCAGCGCGGCAGTTCCGCCGACCGGGTGATCATCATCGTCAACGTCGAAGAGCAGGCGACGGGTGAGCTTTCCTTCGGTGCCGGCTATTCCTCGGCCGAAGGCGTCATCGGCGACGTCTCCATCACCGAGCGCAACTTCCTCGGCCGCGGCCAGTTCGTCCGCGCCGCCGTCGGCGGTGGCGAGAGCACCCGCACCTACGAGTTCTCCTTCCGCGAGCCCTATTTCATGGGCCGCCGCCTGTCGGCCGGCTTCGACCTCTACCGGCGCCAGTTCGAGGAGACGGACTACCGCTCCTATGAGGAGACCACGACCGGCGGCAACCTGACCTTCGGCCTGCCCCTCAACGAGGAAGTCCGGCTGAACCTGACCTACACGGCCTATCAGCGGGACTTCGACGTCGCCAAGGAGTTGAAGGACGGCTGCTACATGCGGAAATACACCCGGGGGGATAAGATCCCGCCGTCGTGTGACCGCAATGGCGACGGCAAGTTCGATCGCAACCTGGACATGGACGAGGCCTCGCTCGCGGTCAAAGACGCCATCGGCGAGACCTTCACCTCGATCATCGGCTACTCGCTGGTCTATGACACCCGCGACGACATCAAGCGGCCGCGCGACGGCTACTATGGCAAGTTCCAGCAGGAATTCGCCGGTGTCGGCGGCGACGTGGCGTTCATCCGCACCACCGTCGAGGGCCGCGCCTATCGCGAGATCTGGGCGGACCGCGGCATCGTCGGCATGTTCAAGGTCAAGGCCGGCCACGTCGAAAGCCTCGACGACCGCCTGAAGCTGCCGGACCACTTCTTCCTCGGCGGCGAGACCATTCGCGGTTTCGGCACCAAGGGCATCGGTCCGCGCGACGGCCTGACCCGCGACGCACTCGGCGGCCGCTACTATGTCGCAGGTACGGCCGAGGCGACGTTCCCGCTGCCGGCTGTTCCGAGCGAGATCGGGCTTGAAGGCGCCGTCTTCACCGATGCCGGCACCCTGCTCGACGTCGACGACAGCGCCAACTTCTTCCGCCGCATCAATGTCGTTGGCGACAATGGCGACCTGCGTTGGGCGGCCGGTTTCGGCATCATCTGGCACTCGCCGTTCGGCCCGATCCGCGCCGACTTCGCCTGGCCGATCGTCAAGAACAAGTATGACGAGACGCAGGTCTTCCGGATCGGCGGCGGCACCCAATTCTGA